One genomic segment of Terrihabitans soli includes these proteins:
- a CDS encoding HAD-IA family hydrolase, translating to MQNLFGGRAFAAFIFDIDGTLLTSIAASERVWTAWAVRHGIEVEPFLKTIHGRRAEDTVRAVRPDLDAVAEAADITRGEIADIDGVVPIAGAAEFLSSLPHTRWAIVTSAPIALAERRLAAAGLPLADVLITAEDVARGKPHPDGYLLAAERLGCPAKDCLVFEDAEAGILAAERAGAEVLVITATHPHAMKTAHAVADDYRSLRSVTDEGGKLALQKASV from the coding sequence ATGCAAAACCTGTTCGGCGGGCGCGCGTTCGCCGCCTTTATCTTCGACATCGACGGCACGCTTCTGACGTCGATCGCAGCGTCCGAGCGCGTGTGGACCGCATGGGCCGTCCGTCATGGAATCGAGGTCGAGCCCTTTCTCAAAACCATTCACGGGCGCCGCGCCGAAGACACGGTGCGCGCCGTGCGGCCCGATCTCGATGCCGTGGCGGAGGCCGCAGACATTACGCGCGGCGAGATCGCCGATATTGACGGCGTTGTGCCGATCGCGGGCGCGGCGGAGTTTTTATCCTCGCTGCCGCACACCCGCTGGGCCATCGTGACGTCCGCGCCCATTGCGCTTGCGGAACGGCGCCTTGCCGCGGCCGGCCTGCCTTTGGCGGATGTTCTGATCACGGCGGAGGACGTTGCGCGCGGCAAGCCGCACCCGGACGGATATCTCCTCGCAGCGGAACGGCTGGGATGTCCGGCGAAAGACTGTCTCGTTTTTGAGGATGCGGAAGCCGGCATTCTTGCAGCCGAGCGCGCGGGCGCAGAAGTTCTGGTTATAACCGCAACGCATCCGCATGCGATGAAGACCGCACATGCCGTCGCCGACGATTACCGGTCGCTACGCTCCGTGACCGACGAAGGCGGAAAGCTTGCGCTTCAAAAGGCCTCAGTATGA
- the leuB gene encoding 3-isopropylmalate dehydrogenase — MATHKLLLLPGDGIGVEVMEEVKKIIAWLESKGVASFAIEEDLVGGAAFDDHGESISEGAMKKAHQADAIMFGAVGGPKWDKVPYDKRPEAGLLRLRKDLDLFANLRPALCYPALADSSSLKREIVEGLDILIVRELTGGVYFGEPKIIEELPDGQQRAIDTQVYTTNEIARIARVAFELARLRKNIVHSAEKNNVMKSGVLWKQVVTKVHAEEYSDVGLEHILADNCAMQLVRNPKQFDVLVTDNLFGDILSDAASMLTGSLGMLPSASLGAEKNGKRAAMYEPVHGSAPDIAGKGLANPIAEIASFGMALRYSLGLGDIADAVDRAISRVLDQGLRTRDIAALGEKTIGTSEMGNAVLAALQKEMG, encoded by the coding sequence ATGGCTACTCATAAGCTGCTTCTTCTGCCCGGCGACGGCATCGGCGTCGAAGTGATGGAAGAAGTCAAAAAGATCATCGCCTGGCTCGAATCCAAGGGCGTCGCCAGCTTCGCCATTGAAGAGGACCTCGTCGGCGGCGCGGCTTTCGACGATCACGGCGAAAGCATCTCCGAAGGCGCCATGAAGAAGGCCCATCAGGCCGACGCCATCATGTTCGGCGCCGTCGGCGGCCCGAAATGGGACAAGGTTCCTTATGACAAGCGTCCGGAAGCGGGCCTCCTGCGCCTGCGCAAGGATCTGGATCTGTTCGCCAATCTCCGCCCGGCGTTGTGCTATCCGGCGCTGGCGGACAGCTCGTCGCTGAAGCGCGAGATCGTCGAGGGCCTCGACATCCTGATCGTCCGCGAGCTGACGGGCGGCGTCTATTTCGGCGAGCCGAAGATCATCGAGGAGCTGCCGGACGGCCAGCAGCGCGCCATCGACACCCAGGTCTATACGACCAACGAGATCGCCCGCATCGCCCGTGTCGCTTTCGAACTCGCGCGCCTGCGCAAGAACATCGTCCACTCGGCCGAGAAGAATAACGTCATGAAGTCGGGCGTGCTCTGGAAGCAGGTCGTGACCAAGGTTCATGCCGAGGAATATTCGGATGTCGGCCTCGAGCACATCCTCGCCGACAACTGCGCCATGCAGCTCGTCCGGAACCCCAAACAGTTCGACGTGCTGGTGACGGACAATCTCTTCGGCGACATCCTGTCGGACGCCGCCTCCATGCTGACCGGCTCGCTCGGCATGCTGCCCTCGGCCTCGCTGGGCGCCGAGAAGAACGGCAAGCGCGCCGCCATGTATGAGCCGGTCCATGGCTCGGCCCCGGACATTGCCGGCAAGGGCCTCGCCAATCCGATCGCCGAAATCGCCAGCTTCGGCATGGCGCTGCGCTATTCGCTGGGCCTCGGCGATATCGCCGACGCCGTCGACCGCGCCATCTCCCGCGTGCTGGATCAGGGCCTGCGCACCCGCGATATCGCGGCCTTGGGCGAGAAGACCATCGGCACCTCGGAAATGGGCAATGCCGTGCTGGCCGCTCTGCAGAAGGAAATGGGCTGA
- a CDS encoding GNAT family N-acetyltransferase, with amino-acid sequence MSGLPPSITLTGMIVRLEPLTAAHESEIAEAAKDPAIWKHTAFARTAHDYVASALKAQAEGEQVPFVVRRLSDGKVCGMSRLFEIDAHHRRCEIGYTWYIPEEWGTKVNPEAKLLLMTHCFEVWGARRVQFKTDHENLRSQAAIAKLGAVKEGVLRAHMIRPDGTQRHSVIYSVTNEEWPKVKAGLEARLD; translated from the coding sequence ATGTCCGGCCTTCCCCCCTCCATAACCCTCACCGGTATGATCGTCCGGCTCGAGCCGCTGACGGCGGCGCATGAGAGCGAGATTGCGGAAGCGGCAAAGGACCCGGCGATCTGGAAGCACACGGCGTTCGCCAGAACCGCGCATGATTATGTGGCCTCGGCGTTGAAAGCTCAGGCCGAAGGCGAGCAGGTGCCCTTTGTCGTGCGGCGTCTATCGGACGGCAAGGTCTGCGGCATGTCGCGCCTGTTCGAAATCGATGCGCACCACAGGCGGTGTGAGATCGGCTACACCTGGTACATACCGGAAGAATGGGGAACCAAGGTCAATCCGGAAGCGAAGCTTCTTCTGATGACGCATTGCTTCGAGGTCTGGGGCGCGCGCCGCGTTCAGTTCAAGACCGATCATGAAAATCTCAGAAGCCAGGCTGCCATCGCCAAACTCGGCGCGGTGAAGGAAGGGGTGCTGCGCGCCCACATGATCCGCCCCGACGGCACGCAGCGCCATTCGGTGATTTACTCGGTGACAAACGAGGAATGGCCGAAGGTGAAGGCGGGGCTAGAGGCGCGGCTCGACTGA
- a CDS encoding RidA family protein, which yields MTRRLISSGSDFEKIAGYSRAVVQGDWVFVAGTTGYDPVTKQMPDNVIDQTRNCFATINKALGEAGSSLKDAVRVQYFVTSREDAEAVFGVCGEFLGDIRPAAGIYIVSGLYRAEMKVEIELTAKKQA from the coding sequence ATGACCCGCCGCCTTATCTCTTCCGGTTCGGATTTTGAAAAGATTGCGGGCTATTCCCGCGCCGTCGTTCAGGGCGACTGGGTCTTCGTGGCGGGCACGACGGGCTATGACCCGGTAACCAAGCAGATGCCGGACAACGTCATCGACCAGACCCGCAATTGCTTTGCGACGATCAACAAGGCGCTGGGCGAAGCCGGATCGAGCCTGAAGGACGCCGTCCGCGTCCAGTATTTCGTGACGAGCCGCGAGGATGCGGAAGCCGTGTTCGGCGTCTGCGGCGAGTTCCTCGGCGATATCCGACCGGCCGCGGGCATCTATATCGTTTCGGGCCTCTACCGGGCCGAAATGAAGGTCGAGATCGAACTCACGGCCAAGAAGCAGGCCTAA